In Thermobaculum terrenum ATCC BAA-798, one genomic interval encodes:
- a CDS encoding SDR family NAD(P)-dependent oxidoreductase, producing the protein MVTDKLRLDGKVALVTGGSQGLGRAMAVALAEAGADVALCARSRERLCAVADEIRALGRGALVLPADLSDVDAAVGVVDDVVRRLGRLDVLVTSAATQLRKPALEVTLEEWDRLVAVNLRSVYFMCQRAAQHMIAREDVPAGASRGKIINIASLTSVGAWPDVSVYATTKGGILQMTRAFALEWARYHICVNAIGPGTFHTELTDALYSDPERAQRIVSRIPLGRAGLPEDLAGAVVYLASPASDYVTGQVLWVDGGFMLMGAGL; encoded by the coding sequence ATGGTGACGGACAAGTTGAGGCTAGATGGCAAGGTAGCGCTGGTGACTGGTGGTAGCCAGGGACTGGGCAGGGCCATGGCGGTGGCGTTGGCGGAGGCCGGGGCGGACGTGGCGCTCTGCGCCCGCAGCCGGGAGAGGCTGTGCGCCGTGGCCGATGAGATCCGCGCCCTGGGCAGGGGGGCCCTCGTGCTGCCGGCAGACCTGTCGGACGTCGATGCCGCCGTGGGGGTGGTGGACGACGTCGTCCGCCGGCTGGGGAGGCTGGACGTGCTGGTGACCTCCGCCGCCACCCAGCTCCGGAAGCCCGCGCTCGAGGTCACCCTCGAGGAGTGGGACCGCCTGGTGGCGGTGAACCTCCGCTCCGTGTACTTCATGTGCCAGCGCGCCGCCCAGCACATGATCGCGCGCGAGGACGTGCCGGCTGGGGCTTCCAGGGGCAAGATCATCAACATAGCCTCTCTAACCTCCGTGGGGGCCTGGCCCGACGTGAGCGTGTACGCCACGACGAAGGGGGGCATCCTGCAGATGACGAGGGCGTTCGCGCTGGAGTGGGCCAGGTACCACATCTGCGTCAACGCCATAGGCCCTGGCACCTTCCACACGGAGCTGACCGATGCCCTGTACTCGGACCCGGAGCGCGCCCAGAGGATAGTGTCGCGCATCCCGCTGGGCAGAGCCGGGCTGCCGGAGGACCTGGCGGGGGCGGTGGTCTACCTGGCCTCTCCCGCCTCGGACTACGTTACCGGCCAGGTGCTGTGGGTGGATGGGGGCTTTATGCTGATGGGAGCGGGCCTATGA
- a CDS encoding zinc-binding alcohol dehydrogenase family protein, with protein MQAVIMDAPRQARVGQWEARQPGEGEVLVRVRSVGVCAGDMYFYLGKNPYAVYPQVCGHEISGVVESLGEGVRGLSAGDHVVVEPFIGCGRCYACRIGKRNCCRRLQIIGIHRPGGFAEYVLAPAQNVHKIPESLPFERASLSEPIAIAVQASRRGQITAEDQVLVMGCGPIGLALIDVLSAKGAQVFATDINPARLDAASQLGARPLPGGEELPSRVSELTEGDGMPVVIEATGNPQAMRQAVDLVAPGGRVVIVGLVPQGVDVPMPGLDFTRKEMTILGSRASVNCFPEAIELLAGGKIRYADLATTFSLWDAPALFADWAQHPGSVQKAILRVD; from the coding sequence ATGCAAGCTGTCATCATGGATGCCCCCAGGCAGGCGCGTGTGGGCCAGTGGGAGGCCCGCCAGCCAGGCGAGGGTGAGGTGCTGGTCAGGGTGAGGTCCGTGGGCGTGTGCGCCGGCGACATGTACTTCTACCTGGGCAAGAACCCCTACGCCGTCTATCCCCAGGTGTGCGGTCACGAGATATCCGGCGTGGTGGAGTCCCTGGGGGAGGGCGTGCGGGGGCTGAGCGCGGGCGACCATGTGGTGGTCGAGCCCTTCATCGGTTGCGGCCGGTGCTACGCCTGCCGGATCGGCAAGCGCAACTGCTGCCGCCGGCTGCAGATCATCGGCATCCACCGCCCCGGAGGGTTCGCGGAGTACGTGCTGGCCCCGGCGCAGAACGTGCACAAGATCCCAGAGTCCCTGCCCTTCGAGCGGGCGTCGCTGTCGGAGCCGATAGCCATAGCTGTGCAGGCCAGCCGAAGGGGCCAGATCACGGCCGAGGACCAGGTGCTGGTGATGGGCTGTGGCCCCATAGGCCTGGCCTTGATCGATGTGCTCAGCGCCAAGGGGGCACAGGTCTTCGCCACAGATATCAACCCCGCGAGGCTGGACGCGGCCTCGCAGCTGGGCGCACGGCCCCTGCCGGGGGGCGAGGAGCTGCCCTCCAGGGTGTCGGAGCTCACCGAGGGGGACGGTATGCCGGTGGTGATCGAGGCGACAGGCAACCCACAGGCGATGCGGCAGGCGGTAGACCTGGTGGCGCCTGGGGGCAGGGTGGTCATCGTGGGGCTAGTGCCCCAGGGGGTGGATGTGCCCATGCCTGGCCTGGACTTCACCCGGAAGGAGATGACCATCCTGGGCTCGAGGGCGTCGGTCAACTGCTTCCCGGAGGCGATCGAGCTGCTGGCGGGCGGCAAGATCCGCTACGCGGACCTGGCCACAACCTTCAGCTTGTGGGATGCGCCAGCGCTGTTCGCCGACTGGGCGCAGCATCCGGGCTCCGTGCAGAAGGCGATACTGAGGGTCGACTGA
- a CDS encoding response regulator transcription factor: MNDSGSSLPTALIYSPLGSNTQADRDLEMAGWSVKLASSDLESWTEQPSHIWVIDVSTRSIEMEQLMQELWEKRFSVPLMIVVREELIATYWQRLVQLKQDWPAPFQMLVAPYPLEELLLRVVFLTREGLGEGGVLVHGRFQLDVGRYEARYGDRVVPLTPCEFQIFRALMEAGGKVVSKRELLRALHGAEEHYDESVVKVYVNRLRNRLEQAGADRTCVRAIQGVGYRLDRG; this comes from the coding sequence GTGAATGATTCGGGATCATCTCTGCCAACCGCTCTGATCTACTCCCCTCTGGGATCCAACACCCAAGCCGATCGAGACCTGGAGATGGCGGGTTGGAGCGTCAAGCTGGCAAGCAGCGATCTGGAGAGCTGGACGGAGCAGCCCTCGCACATCTGGGTGATCGATGTCAGCACACGATCCATCGAGATGGAGCAGCTGATGCAGGAGCTCTGGGAGAAGAGGTTCTCCGTGCCGCTCATGATCGTGGTGAGGGAGGAGCTGATCGCCACCTACTGGCAACGGCTGGTGCAGCTCAAGCAGGATTGGCCTGCGCCCTTCCAGATGCTGGTCGCCCCCTACCCACTGGAGGAGCTGCTCCTGCGGGTGGTGTTCCTCACCAGGGAGGGGCTGGGGGAGGGAGGCGTGCTGGTCCACGGGCGCTTCCAGCTGGACGTGGGCAGGTACGAGGCCCGCTACGGCGACAGGGTAGTGCCCCTCACCCCCTGCGAGTTCCAGATCTTCAGGGCGCTGATGGAGGCCGGCGGGAAGGTAGTCTCCAAGAGGGAGCTCCTCCGCGCCCTCCACGGCGCGGAGGAGCACTACGACGAGTCGGTCGTCAAGGTGTACGTCAACCGGTTGCGCAACCGCCTTGAGCAGGCGGGCGCTGATCGGACCTGCGTGCGCGCCATCCAGGGCGTGGGCTACCGGCTGGATAGGGGCTAG
- a CDS encoding iron-siderophore ABC transporter substrate-binding protein, which translates to MLCGKRSGLIWMLLTALLLIACGAPSAEVTPTPGTSTPSPSPTAVPASPASPTPEATQSATRTIKHAMGTTEVPAHPKRVVVLDTGELDTAMTLGVKPVGAVEAIAGEGLPAYLQGTEGIQLVGTINEPNLEKIAALKPDLILSSKMRHEAIYKQLSQIAPTVFAERTGVTWKENFDLFARALGKEEEAERVKQEYQAHVQEFRRKMGDRLKQTEVTVIRFLPGDTRLYQKESFIGTVLEDLGLPRPPSQDVNDFAMYNVSEEFIPQIGGDVIFVTVYGNEADTAKRDFMTSPLWQKLEAVRAGRVYEVSDDLWMLGIGYTAANGVIDDLERYLLGEGAQVTPTAASGEGTSAFPVTIEHKYGKTVIQKQPKRVVVIGFNDQDPVLALGVKPVAIRDWFGNQPYGVWPWARDELGDAKPVLLPSGDLNFEQISALKPDLIVGISSGMTDKDYRTLSKIAPTIAQPKGYVEYGTPWQEQTRIIGRALGKEQEAEELVSKVEAQIEAVRRQYPQLEGATGLVAARFEGTLYVYGEQDSRGRFLSQLGMRMPKEVADLAADQFYATLSQERMDLLDVDALIWLIGDQDRRELESDPIYTRLKVHTEGRDIFLDSNSTLSGAISFSTVLSIPYTLEHLVPQLVDALDGKPSSALPVGYAGASYIGG; encoded by the coding sequence ATGCTCTGTGGTAAGCGCTCCGGCCTGATCTGGATGTTGTTGACCGCATTGCTCCTGATAGCTTGCGGGGCTCCCTCGGCAGAGGTGACGCCCACCCCCGGTACATCTACCCCTTCCCCTTCGCCCACCGCAGTGCCCGCCAGCCCAGCCTCACCCACCCCCGAGGCTACCCAGTCGGCCACCAGGACCATCAAGCACGCGATGGGCACCACCGAGGTGCCGGCCCATCCCAAGCGGGTGGTGGTGCTGGACACCGGCGAGCTCGATACCGCCATGACGCTTGGGGTCAAGCCTGTGGGGGCGGTGGAGGCCATCGCCGGCGAGGGGCTGCCTGCCTACTTGCAGGGCACGGAGGGCATACAGCTCGTGGGCACGATCAACGAGCCCAACCTGGAGAAGATCGCCGCCCTCAAGCCCGACCTGATCTTGAGCAGCAAGATGAGGCACGAGGCCATATACAAACAGCTCTCTCAGATCGCCCCCACGGTGTTCGCTGAGCGGACCGGCGTGACCTGGAAGGAGAACTTCGACCTGTTCGCCCGCGCCCTGGGCAAGGAAGAGGAGGCCGAGCGGGTCAAGCAGGAGTACCAGGCGCACGTCCAGGAATTTCGGCGCAAGATGGGCGATCGCCTCAAGCAGACCGAGGTCACGGTGATAAGGTTTCTCCCCGGCGACACCCGCCTGTACCAGAAGGAGTCGTTCATCGGCACCGTGCTGGAGGACCTGGGGCTGCCCCGACCGCCCTCGCAGGACGTGAACGACTTCGCGATGTACAACGTCAGCGAGGAGTTCATTCCGCAGATAGGGGGTGACGTGATCTTCGTGACCGTCTACGGCAACGAGGCTGACACCGCCAAGCGGGACTTCATGACCAGCCCTCTGTGGCAGAAGCTGGAGGCCGTGCGCGCCGGCAGGGTGTACGAGGTATCCGACGACCTGTGGATGCTGGGCATCGGGTACACCGCGGCCAACGGCGTGATAGACGACCTGGAGCGCTACCTGCTGGGCGAGGGGGCGCAGGTCACCCCCACGGCTGCCAGCGGCGAGGGCACCTCGGCCTTCCCGGTCACGATCGAGCATAAGTACGGCAAGACGGTGATCCAGAAGCAGCCCAAGCGGGTCGTCGTCATAGGCTTCAACGACCAGGACCCGGTGCTGGCGCTGGGCGTCAAGCCCGTGGCCATCCGCGACTGGTTCGGCAACCAGCCGTACGGCGTGTGGCCCTGGGCGAGGGACGAGCTCGGCGATGCCAAGCCGGTGCTGCTCCCCTCGGGAGACCTCAACTTCGAGCAGATATCTGCCCTCAAGCCCGACCTGATCGTGGGCATATCCTCGGGCATGACGGATAAGGACTACAGGACCCTGTCCAAGATCGCCCCGACGATAGCTCAGCCCAAGGGCTACGTGGAGTATGGCACCCCCTGGCAGGAGCAGACCAGGATCATAGGCAGGGCCCTGGGGAAGGAGCAGGAGGCGGAGGAGCTGGTGTCCAAAGTAGAGGCGCAGATAGAGGCCGTGCGCCGGCAGTACCCGCAGCTCGAGGGAGCGACCGGCCTGGTGGCGGCCAGGTTCGAGGGCACCCTCTACGTCTACGGCGAGCAGGATTCGCGGGGCCGCTTCCTCTCCCAGCTGGGGATGAGGATGCCGAAGGAGGTCGCGGATCTGGCCGCCGACCAGTTCTACGCTACCCTCAGCCAGGAGCGCATGGACCTGCTGGACGTGGATGCTCTCATCTGGCTGATAGGCGACCAGGACAGACGAGAGCTGGAGAGCGACCCTATTTACACCAGGCTGAAGGTCCACACGGAGGGCAGGGACATCTTTCTGGATTCCAACAGCACCCTCAGCGGGGCGATATCCTTCAGCACCGTGCTGAGCATCCCCTACACCCTGGAGCACCTGGTGCCACAGCTGGTGGATGCCCTGGATGGCAAGCCCTCTTCGGCGCTGCCCGTGGGCTACGCGGGCGCGAGCTACATAGGAGGCTGA
- a CDS encoding (2Fe-2S)-binding protein — protein sequence MALSELTTAGIAPVPGILDTLREVAARDRFLSALAGHQAGEGWMPLEDLPTSGMVERQMVGLGESYGTRDRRVIASMLVLRYGWYLAAPLIGSYMLEGKVPRTTGNVEVQPCPDGTLLVAFLRDAGAVIEGDPAESLPEVVAVGSREELRAGLRRELVEAHEPLVALLGRVTPFSTRTLWRMLADRWGEVCAWVGTVMGDPQGCALEGQRLLELPGAPWRRPPSFVYLEHAGRGRTFLARATCCCSYRLPGGAKCSTCPLLPEEERMAKMLAALEGSE from the coding sequence ATGGCGCTCTCGGAGCTGACCACGGCTGGGATTGCGCCCGTTCCGGGCATCCTGGATACGCTGCGGGAGGTTGCTGCCAGGGACCGCTTCCTGTCGGCCCTGGCAGGCCACCAAGCCGGGGAAGGCTGGATGCCGCTGGAGGATCTGCCCACCTCAGGGATGGTAGAGCGCCAGATGGTGGGCCTGGGGGAGTCCTACGGCACGAGGGACCGAAGGGTCATCGCCTCGATGCTGGTGCTGCGGTACGGCTGGTACCTGGCCGCTCCCCTGATAGGGAGCTACATGCTGGAGGGCAAGGTGCCGCGCACCACCGGCAACGTGGAGGTGCAGCCCTGCCCCGACGGCACCCTGCTGGTGGCCTTCCTGCGGGATGCCGGGGCAGTGATCGAGGGCGACCCCGCGGAGTCCTTGCCTGAGGTGGTGGCTGTGGGGTCCCGGGAAGAGCTGCGTGCTGGGCTGAGGCGAGAGCTGGTGGAGGCCCACGAGCCGCTCGTGGCGCTCCTGGGAAGGGTGACCCCTTTCAGCACCCGCACCCTCTGGCGCATGCTGGCCGACCGCTGGGGGGAAGTGTGCGCCTGGGTGGGGACGGTGATGGGCGACCCTCAGGGCTGCGCGCTCGAGGGCCAGCGGCTGTTGGAGCTACCCGGGGCACCCTGGCGCCGGCCGCCGAGCTTCGTCTACCTGGAGCACGCCGGCAGGGGACGAACCTTCCTGGCGCGCGCGACCTGCTGCTGTAGCTACAGGCTGCCGGGGGGTGCCAAGTGCAGCACCTGCCCGCTGCTGCCCGAGGAGGAGCGAATGGCCAAGATGCTGGCCGCACTGGAGGGGTCGGAATGA
- a CDS encoding FecCD family ABC transporter permease — protein MTAVSLTSTIGLRRTRGVLALGLLVGLGLLLATMLLSVLFGAADIGPSEVLAALLHPNDSTEHLIIRTLRVPRAVVAVLVGGALAVAGAIMQGITRNPLASTDLLGINAGAAFGVVVAVYLLGVSSLLVYAWFALAGALLAAALVYLLGSLGGGAPTPMRLTLAGAALTALLGSLTTAVLLLDQRTLEQVRFWLAGSVAGRDLHLMLQSLPYIGFGLVLALLLGGQITLQTLGEEVASGLGQRTTLVKALSTLAVVMLAGGAVAVAGPVGFVGLVIPHVVRFFVGVDYRWVLPYCALAGGMFLVLSDVAARMVLRPQELPVGVMTAIIGGPCFVYLVRWKVRR, from the coding sequence ATGACGGCGGTAAGCCTGACCAGCACCATCGGCCTGCGGCGCACCCGGGGGGTGCTCGCGCTTGGGCTGCTGGTGGGGTTGGGCCTGCTGCTCGCCACGATGCTGCTGAGCGTGCTGTTCGGCGCCGCCGACATCGGCCCATCTGAGGTGCTCGCGGCACTGCTCCACCCAAACGACTCCACCGAGCATCTGATCATCCGCACGCTGCGGGTGCCCAGGGCGGTGGTGGCCGTGCTGGTGGGCGGGGCGCTGGCCGTGGCGGGGGCCATCATGCAGGGCATCACCCGCAACCCGCTGGCCTCCACTGACTTGCTGGGGATAAACGCCGGCGCGGCCTTCGGCGTGGTGGTCGCGGTGTACCTGCTGGGGGTATCGTCCCTGCTGGTGTACGCCTGGTTCGCGCTGGCCGGGGCGCTGCTGGCCGCCGCGCTGGTGTACCTGCTGGGGTCGCTGGGAGGGGGAGCTCCCACCCCCATGAGGCTCACCCTTGCCGGGGCGGCGCTCACGGCGCTGCTGGGCTCGCTCACCACGGCGGTGCTACTGCTGGACCAGCGCACCCTGGAGCAGGTGCGCTTCTGGCTGGCGGGCTCGGTGGCCGGGCGTGACCTGCACCTCATGCTGCAGTCGCTGCCGTACATAGGCTTCGGGCTCGTGCTGGCCCTGCTGCTTGGCGGGCAGATAACCCTGCAGACTCTGGGGGAGGAGGTGGCCAGTGGCCTGGGGCAGAGGACCACTCTGGTCAAGGCGCTGTCCACGCTCGCGGTGGTGATGCTGGCCGGCGGAGCGGTGGCAGTGGCCGGGCCGGTGGGGTTCGTGGGTCTGGTCATTCCCCACGTGGTGCGCTTCTTCGTTGGCGTGGACTACCGATGGGTGCTGCCCTACTGCGCCCTTGCCGGGGGGATGTTCCTGGTGCTGTCCGACGTGGCGGCGAGGATGGTGCTGCGTCCGCAGGAGCTGCCGGTGGGCGTCATGACCGCGATCATAGGCGGGCCCTGCTTCGTGTACCTTGTGCGATGGAAGGTGAGGAGATGA
- a CDS encoding FecCD family ABC transporter permease, translating into MSGRWVVVRAGHGVSFRLDRRVPFVLLALAGLTCAGLVLSIGVGEYNISPLDVVRAILGMQTGDPQHPFVVNTLRLPRALVALMVGFALGVAGAIMQGITRNPLASPELTGVVAGASLAAVTLIVLVPSASISLLPPAALVGAAVVAAGVYVLAWKGGDSPIRLVLVGVGLTSVLGALTTLMVTFGDINQVSQALVWLTGSVHGRSWEEVRAMLPWLLLLLPAAQLMATRIDLLALGEEVARGLGSRVGLDRAILIALAAALTAASVAVAGAVGFVGLMAPHIARRLVGNGHQGLLPAAGLAGGLVMVLADLVGKTVFAPIEIPVGVVTAAVGSPFLLYLLYRTARYGGKL; encoded by the coding sequence ATGAGCGGGCGCTGGGTGGTGGTCAGGGCCGGTCATGGGGTGTCTTTCAGGCTAGATAGGCGGGTGCCCTTTGTCCTGCTGGCGCTGGCGGGGCTCACCTGCGCCGGCCTGGTGCTAAGCATCGGGGTGGGGGAGTACAACATCTCCCCACTGGACGTCGTCAGGGCGATCCTAGGGATGCAGACCGGCGACCCTCAGCACCCGTTCGTGGTGAACACCCTGCGCCTGCCCAGGGCGCTCGTGGCGCTCATGGTCGGCTTCGCCCTGGGGGTGGCGGGGGCCATCATGCAGGGCATCACGCGCAACCCGTTGGCGTCGCCCGAGCTGACCGGCGTGGTCGCGGGAGCCTCGCTCGCCGCCGTGACGCTGATCGTGCTTGTGCCCTCGGCATCGATCTCTCTCCTGCCGCCCGCTGCGCTGGTGGGCGCCGCCGTGGTGGCCGCTGGGGTGTACGTGCTTGCCTGGAAGGGGGGAGATTCCCCCATCAGGCTGGTGCTGGTGGGGGTGGGGTTGACCTCGGTGCTGGGGGCTTTGACCACCCTGATGGTGACCTTCGGGGACATCAACCAGGTCAGCCAGGCCCTCGTGTGGCTGACCGGCAGCGTCCACGGCAGGAGCTGGGAGGAGGTCAGGGCCATGCTGCCGTGGCTGTTGCTGCTCCTGCCGGCGGCGCAGCTGATGGCCACCAGGATAGACTTGCTGGCGCTGGGCGAGGAGGTCGCCCGAGGTCTGGGGAGCAGGGTCGGCCTGGACAGGGCCATCCTGATAGCCTTGGCCGCCGCCCTGACGGCGGCCTCCGTGGCGGTCGCAGGAGCTGTGGGGTTCGTGGGGCTGATGGCCCCCCACATCGCCCGCAGGCTCGTGGGCAACGGCCACCAGGGGCTGCTGCCGGCCGCCGGCCTGGCTGGAGGGCTCGTGATGGTGCTGGCTGACCTCGTGGGCAAGACCGTGTTCGCGCCGATAGAGATCCCGGTGGGGGTGGTGACCGCGGCCGTCGGGTCGCCGTTCCTGCTGTACCTGCTGTACAGAACCGCACGCTATGGAGGCAAGCTATGA
- a CDS encoding ABC transporter ATP-binding protein, translating to MREIRVEGLRLGYDKLDIVTGLDVLLRGGEITALVGPNGCGKSTLLRGIARILKPRAGTVYLDGHSVHRLPTKELARRLGILPQTPSAPEGMTVRELVAQGRFPHQGWLQQWSARDEEAVHRALEITGMLSLADRVVDELSGGQRQRAWIAMTLAQETEVLLLDEPTTFLDMAHQLEVLQLLQHLNGQEGRTIVMVLHDLNQAARYAHRLVVMSRGEVFAAGSPREVITPQMLREVFGVEARILVDPESGASYCLPLGLCSREAHPAPALDGAMLTRP from the coding sequence ATGAGGGAGATACGCGTTGAGGGACTGCGTCTGGGCTACGACAAGCTGGACATCGTGACCGGTCTGGACGTCCTGCTGCGAGGTGGGGAGATAACCGCCCTGGTCGGGCCCAACGGCTGTGGTAAGTCCACCCTGCTGCGGGGGATCGCCAGGATTCTCAAGCCGCGGGCGGGGACCGTGTACCTGGACGGTCACTCGGTCCACAGGCTGCCTACCAAGGAGCTGGCCAGGAGGCTGGGCATCCTCCCCCAGACGCCGTCGGCACCGGAGGGGATGACGGTGCGCGAGCTGGTCGCCCAGGGGAGGTTCCCGCACCAGGGCTGGCTGCAGCAGTGGAGCGCCAGGGACGAGGAGGCGGTGCATCGGGCGCTGGAGATCACAGGGATGCTGTCCTTGGCCGATCGAGTGGTGGATGAGCTCTCGGGCGGCCAGCGACAGCGGGCTTGGATCGCGATGACCCTGGCGCAGGAGACGGAGGTGCTCCTGCTGGATGAGCCCACCACCTTCCTCGACATGGCACACCAGCTGGAGGTGCTGCAGCTGCTGCAGCACCTCAACGGGCAGGAAGGCAGGACGATAGTCATGGTGCTGCACGACCTGAACCAGGCAGCCAGGTACGCGCACCGCCTGGTGGTGATGTCGCGGGGCGAGGTGTTCGCCGCCGGCAGCCCTCGAGAGGTGATAACTCCCCAGATGCTGCGGGAGGTGTTCGGGGTGGAGGCCAGGATACTGGTGGATCCAGAGAGCGGCGCCTCCTACTGCCTGCCCCTGGGGCTCTGCAGCCGGGAGGCGCACCCTGCCCCGGCGCTCGACGGGGCGATGCTGACGCGGCCCTAG